AACAGAAATCTATGTCAGTGCTCTACCTCAAGTAGCTAATTTATTCACTCCTAGCTAAAGATATTTGTAAAAATCCAGCAAGAGTTCCAGTAGACAGATTTGGAACAATAACATGGTAAAAAGTATTTTACAAGCATTAATAATGTTTCAGTTTAATTTATAAGGATAAACAGTTAAGTTTAGTATAATACTACTAACCATGATGCAGGATACATTCAAGCAGTAAACAGAGCTGCTTTCCTCATTTATCTTTGTTAAAAGCCTGTACATTCAAATCCAGACTTAAACTTGGCATTGTCTTACAGTATATTTAAGTCGGTTATTTTTCATACCCTTCAGATAAACGATGGCGAAGCGTTATCAGCCAGGGGAAGGAATGGTGGGGGACGATGAATTGGCCTATGATAATGAACTCCAACCCCACCTCGGACACCTACAGTTTGATAACGAAGGATTCACACCTTTTGATTTCAACAAcccagaaaataatgaaaagacACTACCATTTGACAAGGTCGATGTTGAGCCAGAGGTCAAATTgaatcaaggtcaaggtcaggttGTCACCCCTAGTGTGCAAAAAAATGGCAGTGCTAATGAGCCATCAGTGACCATCATGACAACTTCTTCAAATCAGAATGGGAATGCTCAATCTAAAAGTACTCCAGTTCATTTTAAGAGCACTTCAGAATCAACTGCAAAATCGAATGGAAGCAATAATGGCCGTCGCGTGATCCAAACAGCCAATATTCAGGAAACAGAGAGGTGGAGAGACTTGGAGCGTCAGCGTCCCTTGCGACAACGCCATATCATGTTGTTAAAGATCTTTGGAATTATTGcctgttttttcttctttccaaCAGGTATACCAGCTGTGTATTATGCCTTTAAAACTGAAAAGGAATTTGATGAAGGAATTATGCGTGGAAATATTGATGAGGCTCAGAGATGTGCAAGAAAATCTGAGAGATTTATTATATTCTCTGGCCTATTGGCCATTCTGACAGCAGTTATTGTATTTGCTGTGGTTGAACGGTCATTGATAGATGAACAAGCCTATTGGGATAGCCATAGTTCTAGTCGCGTTCTACCACCATAATCTCATGATAAAATATAAGGATACAAACACGCAATTTAGGCTTCTAGTGAACTTCAATTTCCTCAGAGAATCACATTAAAACTAAAtcaaataaaagataaataatgaaaaagacATTTTTGTTCAAGACAattttggcatttttttttcttttgtgttATCAAAAATGCATTATTGGCCAAATCTCAAAAAACTTTAATTAGTTTGGCAGAATAGAAAGTTAAAGAATTTAAAGCTGTTTAAAGTCTTACCTTTTTTAACTGGAAAGTGGGCTAGCTGGTGTGTCTTGTCTGTGGATCAGATCTATTTGAATCTTCTGAAGTAATGGCTTATTTCAATAGCTTAATTTACTTTCATGGGTACATGAGAGTTAATACAggaatatacaaatgtttttgaGAAAGAAGCTTTGACATTAATTATACCGTAAATCTTTATGTATTTGAACTAATTTGAAGTTAATGGAAGTGGGAACAGTTTGTATTTCAACAGTCCATGTTTTAACATTGATTACTTTATTTTCACACACTTTTCTATTTATCAAGCAAAAATATATGCTtaaatatgttgttgttttttatttagaCTTATAAGGAAGTTTGTTTTTCCGAAATTACACATCtttcttgtttatatatatcattaaaagaTTTTTATCTGGTTATATTTTCATGCCCTTCTTCCTTTTAGATACAGTAAAATTGGgtttatttttgaaactgtacaatttgggttttttttttgatacACTGAAATTGGGTTTATTTTTGATACAGTTAAATTTGAGGATATTTTTGATACAGTTAAATTCGGGGTTATTTTTGCATTAGTATATTAGTTATTTCTTCTTTTCTGTATCGTAAAAATCATCAGTACATTtactacatattatacatgtatatacacagttATTTCTGTCGGGTTTAATTGTGTGATATTGTTCTCATTTCTGCAAATTGTTCTTTTGCACCTGTTTCATAACTACCACATTCATCACAAAATGATTCACCTGGAGTGAAGTTTAGCAGCTGAATGACCATTGTGTATTTACTGTAAGTTTCCCCATCGTATATCAGGGGAGATTATCCTGCTGACATTCTAAAATGTATTTGCaaaaaaattgttaatatttttataaacagGTTAATTATTAGTTTTTATATTTACGTGTATATAATGCTATTCTTATTCAGGTACCTAAGTTATACCTAATTAGTCTGGTTTTGCCGTAGATCTGAACGTTATTAGATATTTCtatgtgtgtgtattatatattgtacatatctactaCAATGAAAACAGATATGAACACATCATAATATTTAAGTCGTTAGATGTCAGGACGATTCTCTTAATACAATAATCATGTGACACAACTATATCTCTTTAAGAAGTATTGATAGTGAAGAAATCACAAACAGTCCGATGATTGTAATAATTTTCACTTGCCTACtgaatatatactatatacttgATCTGAATTAGATATTATTATGTAAATTGAATTAAGAACACAAGTGCTGATTTTTTATCCAAATGAATGTTAATGATAGCTAGATTTGATTATAGCACTCCACCtaatgtataccatacatatcaATGATGTTCAATCTGATTGTGTGTTCTCAT
Above is a window of Pecten maximus chromosome 7, xPecMax1.1, whole genome shotgun sequence DNA encoding:
- the LOC117331268 gene encoding uncharacterized protein LOC117331268, with the protein product MAKRYQPGEGMVGDDELAYDNELQPHLGHLQFDNEGFTPFDFNNPENNEKTLPFDKVDVEPEVKLNQGQGQVVTPSVQKNGSANEPSVTIMTTSSNQNGNAQSKSTPVHFKSTSESTAKSNGSNNGRRVIQTANIQETERWRDLERQRPLRQRHIMLLKIFGIIACFFFFPTGIPAVYYAFKTEKEFDEGIMRGNIDEAQRCARKSERFIIFSGLLAILTAVIVFAVVERSLIDEQAYWDSHSSSRVLPP